The following are from one region of the Syngnathus acus chromosome 19, fSynAcu1.2, whole genome shotgun sequence genome:
- the anxa11b gene encoding annexin A11b: MSYPGYPPQSGGYPPQGGGYPPQGGGYPPQAGGYPPQAGGYPPQAGGYPPQAGGYPPQAGGGYPPQAGGGYPPQAGGYPPAGGGYAPQGGGYPAPAGGFPPQAGGYQQPQPGGGYPSMAGGGAWGAAPGGFGAPGGAPQGYPGGAAPGQQPVPNYPSGGGGGGGGGGYGGGVPSNLQAPAIPKGYRGSIKDFPGADPLRDVEVLRKAMKGFGTDENAIIELLGSRSNKQRVPMVAAYKTTYGKDLRHDLTSELTGNFEHLVLSMMKSPAYFDASELREAIKGAGTDEACLIEILSSRSNAEIREIVQIYKAEYGKSLEDAINSDTSGHFRRLLVSLCQGNRDERENVDISLAKQDAQKLYAAGENKVGTDESQFNAILCARSKPHLRAVFQEYQQMCGRDIEKSICREMSGNVESGMVAVVKCIKNTPAYFAERLHKAMQGAGTKDRTLVRIMVSRSERDMLDIRQAYVKTYGKSLYTHISGDTSGDYKKLLLKLCGGND; encoded by the exons ATGAGCTATCCAGGTTATCCTCCTCAGTCGGGCGGCTACCCACCACAAGGTGGCGGCTACCCACCACAAGGTGGCGGCTACCCACCACAAGCGGGCGGCTACCCTCCTCAGGCTGGCGGATACCCGCCGCAAGCAGGGGGCTATCCACCCCAAGCCGGCGGCTACCCACCCCAGGCAGGCGGCGGCTACCCACCCCAGGCAGGCGGTGGCTACCCGCCCCAGGCGGGCGGTTACCCTCCAGCTGGGGGCGGCTATGCTCCCCAGGGTGGCGGCTACCCTGCCCCAGCTGGAGGTTTCCCACCTCAGGCTGGAGGATACCAACAGCCTCAGCCAGGAGGAGGCTATCCGTCCATGGCAGGAG GTGGTGCTTGGGGGGCGGCACCAGGAGGCTTTGGTGCA CCAGGTGGCGCTCCACAGGGATACCCCGGGGGGGCGGCGCCAGGCCAGCAACCTGTGCCCAACTACCCCagcggaggcggcggcggaggcggAGGCGGCGGCTATGGCGGCGGAGTTCCATCCAATCTTCAGGCACCCGCCATCCCT AAGGGCTACAGGGGCTCTATTAAGGACTTTCCTGGGGCCGATCCTCTGAGGGATGTGGAAGTTCTTCGGAAGGCAATGAAGGGTTTCG gCACTGACGAAAACGCCATCATTGAGCTTCTGGGAAGCCGTAGCAATAAGCAGAGAGTTCCCATGGTGGCAGCCTACAAAACAACTTATGGAAAG GACTTGCGCCACGATTTGACGTCTGAGCTGACTGGAAACTTTGAGCATCTGGTTCTGTCCATGATGAAGAGCCCGGCCTACTTTGACGCGTCTGAACTCAGAGAGGCAATCAAG GGTGCCGGGACGGACGAAGCTTGCTTGATTGAGATCCTCTCGTCTCGCTCCAATGCGGAGATTCGAGAAATTGTCCAGATTTACAAAGCAG AGTACGGTAAAAGTCTGGAGGACGCCATCAACAGCGACACCTCCGGTCATTTCCGAAGACTCCTGGTTTCTCTCTGTCAG GGCAATCGTGACGAGAGGGAAAATGTGGACATATCGCTGGCTAAACAAGACGCTCAG AAACTGTACGCCGCGGGGGAGAACAAAGTGGGCACGGACGAGAGTCAGTTCAACGCCATCTTATGTGCCCGTAGCAAGCCTCACCTGCGGGCAG TCTTCCAGGAGTACCAGCAGATGTGCGGTCGTGACATCGAGAAAAGCATCTGCAGAGAAATGTCAGGCAACGTGGAGTCGGGCATGGTGGCGGTGG TGAAATGCATCAAAAACACCCCCGCCTACTTTGCCGAGCGACTGCACAAGGCCATGCAG GGTGCCGGGACCAAGGACAGGACTCTGGTCCGGATTATGGTGTCCCGCTCCGAGAGGGACATGCTGGACATCAGGCAGGCGTACGTGAAGACCTACGGGAAGTCGCTGTACACCCACATCTCC gGCGACACCTCCGGTGACTATAAGAAGTTGTTGTTGAAGCTGTGCGGCGGTAACGACTAA
- the armc7 gene encoding armadillo repeat-containing protein 7 has protein sequence MSKKECDRFEYLQTLVTEFQDTDCDEAKEQVLANLANFAYDPKNMEHLKQLQVADLFLDMLTEDNDNFVEFGIGGLCNLSMDPECRDLILQSDAIPLVTNCLSSPREETVLSAISTLMNLSTPSSHPHISDVAVVECMLRFSLCESPRLRNLAHVFLQDYCGEEQVSQAQRGIAGRTQTALGIPLPKD, from the exons ATGTCGAAGAAGGAATGTGACCGCTTCGAGTATTTGCAAACGCTCGTCACGGAGTTTCAGGACACCGATTGTGATG AGGCAAAGGAACAAGTTCTGGCTAACTTGGCCAACTTTGCGTACGATCCGAAGAACATGGAGCACCTGAAGCAGCTCCAGGTGGCTGATCTCTTCCTGGACATGCTCACAGAAGACAATGACAACTTTGTGGAGTTTGGAATAG GGGGGCTGTGCAACCTCAGCATGGATCCGGAATGTCGCGACCTCATCCTGCAGAGCGATGCCATCCCTCTCGTCACAAACTGTCTGTCCAGTCCGCGGGAGGAGACAGTCTTGTCGGCCATCAGCACCCTCATGAACCTGTCTACGCCGTCGTCACACCCGCACATCAGCGACGTGGCTGTCGTGGAGTGCATGCTGCGCTTCTCCCTGTGCGAGAGCCCTCGCCTGCGCAACCTGGCCCACGTCTTCCTGCAGGACTATTGCGGCGAGGAGCAAGTGAGCCAGGCCCAGAGGGGGATTGCGGGACGGACGCAGACTGCGCTTGGTATCCCACTGCCCAAGGACTGA